The DNA region CATTAATATTTACTATCGTTTTCATTGATAAATTTATgtacattctaaaataattaAGAAGTATCATGTGTTCCTAAAATTGACCCAACTGATAAAACAGTAACCTATTTTGTTTTCACCGTGGTATAACCAAACGCAAAACGTCATAGACTAACATAGAGCAGCCATAGACAACCTTAACTATCATGTTTATGCAATGAAATACCTACCTTATTGAAATGTGATAAGACTGAAGATTCTATACTTTCATTATTCATCCTCCCGGCGACGTCCTTCACCCCCTCCCTCCGTAAACCATAATGGATGGCGAAATTCGTGAAGTGAAGCCTTGTGCGGATGATTTTAAACGACATTGAATTAAGAAACttacttaaatttattttaacttataacttaataattacaGTTTATATTATTACTAACTCTTAGTACAATGTCTCGTTCCGTACGCGCCGAAACTAGAAACCGTGTTAAAGATGACATCAAAAGAGTCATGCAAGCTGTTGAAAAAGTTCGCCATTGGTACGCATTTGGCATAATTTTTTCTAAACCTTTTTTacgatatatatgtattatcctaacataaataaatattccacAGGGAAAAGAAATGGGTGACGATAGGGGAAACAACcatgaaaatatataaatggGTGCCAATATCAACAAACGAGCAGAAGAAGAAGCACGCGGCCAAGCGAGATAATAAGGAAAACACGTTGACCCCCAAAAAGATGCACGATTCATCCAACTCCAACTTCGGAATGGCCGAGGATTCTaacacttgtaagttttttttaaactacttGAGGCATAAATAAAGTTTGTGCCTTCTATAATTCCACTTTTTTAGTGTTACATGATATCTATATTTTAACTTTTAGTGTGAAAGTCTTTTCATATAAAAATTGGTA from Cydia fagiglandana chromosome 6, ilCydFagi1.1, whole genome shotgun sequence includes:
- the LOC134664948 gene encoding B-cell CLL/lymphoma 7 protein family member A, translating into MSRSVRAETRNRVKDDIKRVMQAVEKVRHWEKKWVTIGETTMKIYKWVPISTNEQKKKHAAKRDNKENTLTPKKMHDSSNSNFGMAEDSNTCFSTVSDSQGPTEFTSTHMNFSEDSNSQSSGTTTPAKRLKTD